The Pseudonocardia broussonetiae DNA segment CTGGACCTCAAGCCCATCGAGATCACCCAGCCCGAGGGCCGCAGCTTCACCGTCGAGGACGGCCGCGTGCGCTGGGGCAACTGGGACCTGCGCATCGGCTTCAACGAGCGCGAGGGCCTGACCCTGCACCAGATCAGCTTCGACGGCCGCCCGATCTGCTACCGCGCCTCGGTCGCCGAGATGGTCGTCCCCTACGCCGACCCGTCGCCGGTCCGGTTCTGGCAGAACTACTTCGACTGCGGCGAGTACATGTTCGCCCGCTACGCCGACTCCCTGCAGCTGGGCTGCGACTGCCTGGGCGACATCCTCTACACCGACGCCGTCATCGCCGACGACCTCGGCAACCCCCGCACCATCGAGAACGCGATCTGCATGCACGAGGAGGACTACGGCGTCCTCTGGAAGCACTCCGACATGTTCACCGGCGCCCGTGAGACCCGCCGCCAGCGCCGCCTGGTGATCAGCTTCTTCACCCCGATCGGCAACTACGACTACGGCTTCTACTGGTACCTCTACCTCGACGGCACCATCGAGCTCGAGTGCAAGGCCACCGGCATCGTGTTCACCTCCGGAACCCCCGGCGAGTACGCGACCGAGATCGCCCCGGGCCTGGGCGCCCCGTTCCACCAGCACCTGTTCTCCGCCCGCCTCGACATGACCGTCGACGGCACGGCGAACGCGGTGGAGGAGGTCGAGGCCGCCCGCGTCCCGATGGGCGAGGGCAACCCCTACGGCAACGCGTTCCGCCGCAAGGTCACGCGCCTGAGCCGTGAGTCCGATGCCCAGCGCGACGCCAACGCCTCCACCGGCCGCGTCTGGCACATCGTCAACACCGAGAAGACCAACGCGCTGGGCCAGCCCGTCGGCTACGCCCTGCACCCGCTGGGTCAGCCGACCCTGCTCGCCGACGAGGCGTCGAGCATCCACTCGCGCGCCACGTTCGCCACGAAGGCGCTGTGGGTCACCGGGTACGACAAGGACGAGCGCTACCCGGCCGGGGACTTCGTGAACCAGAACCCGGGCGGCGCCGGCCTCCCGGCGTGGGTGCAGGCCGACCGGCCCGTCGACGGCGAGGACATCGTCGTCTGGCACACCTTCGGGCTCACGCACTTCCCGCGCCCGGAGGACTGGCCGATCATGCCCGTCGACTACACCGGCTTCGTGCTCAAGCCCTCGGGGTTCTTCGACCGCAACCCGGCGCTGAACGTCCCGGCGTCCTCCGGCGGGCACTGCCACACCGAGGGCGACGTCCACGGTCCCGGCAAGGACCGCCGGCCCGAGGACGGCTGAGCCGTGCACCACGCGGGCGCGGGCCTCTGGGAGGCCGTCCTCGGCGCGGCGTGCCTCGCCGCCGCCGTGGTCTTCCTGGCCCGCGCCCGCCGGGCCCCGGCGCACCGCTCCACCGCGCTGGGGCACGGCGTCATGGCGGTCGCCATGGGCGCCATGGCGGCGGGCGGGCACGGGATCTCCGCCGTGCTCGCCGCCGTCTCCTGCCTGTTCGCCCTGGCCGGTCGCGGCCGGGGCGAGAGCAGCGCCGCCGAGACCCTGCACAGCTGCGCGGCCGGCGCGGCGATGGTGCTCATGCCGCTGCTCCCGCGCGAGCACGGCGGGCTCGCCGTCGGCGTGCTCTGCCTGGCCCTGACCGGCTACTTCGCGGTCCGGACCGGCACCTGGTGGCACTCCCTCACGAGCTCCCGCTCCCGTTCCGAGCCCGCCGCCCACCTCGTCATGGGAGCGGCCATGGCGACGACCTTCCTCACCCTGGTGTGACCGGTCAGGAGCCGTTCGACGGGCGGCGCCACGGCCCGGTGATGGCGAAGACGTGGCCGGGTGACTGGATCGCGGCGAACAGGATCGCGCCGTCCTCGCTGAAGGTCGGGCCCGCGAACTCGTTGTCGTTGAGGTCGTTGCGGGCCAGGGCGTAGGACTGCCCCTGGTCGGTGACCCCGACGAGGTGCTGCACCCCTTCGCCGTCCTCGGCGAGGATGACCCCGCCGTAGGGGGACACGGTGATGTTGTCGGGGCCGTCGAAGTTCGTCCCGTCCTGCTCGGGGGCCGGGTTGACCCCGAAGATCGTCTGCAGCGTGATGCTCTCGGTCCGCGGCTCGTAGAACCAGACCTGGCCGTCGTGCGGGTTGACGCTGCCGTCCTCGGTCCGGGCGTAGCTCGCCACGATGTAGGCGCCGCCGTCGCCCCACCACGCGCCCTCGAACTTGCGGCTGCGGGTCACCCGGTCCTCGGGGAGCTGGACCCGCGTGGGGACCGTGCCGGCGAGCCGGTCGGGGACGTCGTACCACTCCACCTGGTACCGGGTGCCCGGGCGGGTGGCTTCGGACAGGTCGCGGACGTGCTGGCTGCCGCGCAGGCAGCGCATGGCCTGCAGCGCGCCGGCCGTGCTCCCGCCGGTGGCCTCCGCGAGCGCCTTGAGCTCCCACTTCTCGCCGGAGAACCCCGCCGGCGGGACCCAGCGGTAGAGCAGCCCGTTGGGCCCGGACGCGTCCTCGGTGAGGTAGACGACCGACGAGTCGGGGTCGACCGCGACGGCCTCGTGGGCGAAGCGGCCCAGGAACGTCAGCGGGACCGGGCTGTTGCCGGGGTTCTCCTCCGCGACCGGGCTGACCTCGAACACGAAGCCGTGGTCCTTGGTGAGCGCGCCCCCGGCCCGGGCCTCGGTCTCCTCGCAGGTGAGCCAGGTGCCCCAGGGCGTCACGCCGCCGGCGCAGTTGTTGTGCGTGCCGGCGACGCTGACGTACTCGCCCACGCGCTCCCCGTCCGCGTCGACCTCGATGTTCGTGGTGCCGCCGCCGGCGCCGGGGTCGTAGGTGAGCCCGTCGCGCGCCGGCACCCGGAACGGCTCGTTGCCGCCGATCTCGTGGTTGTTGACCAGGGTGAAGCCCCCACCGGTCGCGAAGCAGGCCGTGCCGTCCATGTCGCTGGGCGTGGGCTCGCCGCCGTCGGACAGCGTGGTCACACCGGCCTGGGCGACGATGCGGTAGGAGAAGCCCTCGGGCAGGGCCAGCGTCGCCGCCGGGTCGGCGACCAGCGGGCCGTACCCGGCCGCGACACGGGTGGGAGCGCCGTGGGCCGCGGTGCCGGCGACGGCGTCGATGCTGCCGGCGAAGGCGATCCCCAGGCCGCCTGCGGTCGCGGCGCGCAGCAGCGCGCGGCGGTTCACCCCCGCCGGTCGCGGTGCGGTGTCGTCGTCGTGCGGGTGCGGAACGTCGTGCAACGAGCTCATCGTGTCCCTCTTCCGGGTGGTGGTGACCCCCCGACCCCATACCCCGACGACGAACGAGCGGTGGCCTCCGGATGAACCTCTGCCCGCCATCGCGCTACCGGGGCACCTCAGCCCGGCGCCGCTCCGTCCGCCGGGCGCAGCGAGGGCACGGCGACGACGATCCCCTCCTGCGTCGAGCGGGAGATCACCACGACCGCGGGGTCGTCGGGGTCGGGGTTGACCTCGCGGTGCGGCAGCCAGGGCGGGACGAACACGTGGTCGCCGGGACCGGTGCGGACCACGACCTCGTCCGTGCCGTCGTGGAAGACGAACTCGGGACGCCCGGAGACGACGTAGATCGACGTCTCGGCCTCGCCGTGGTGGTGGTCGCCCGAGCTCGTGGCCGGGGCGACGTGCGTCTCGCCCGTCCAGAGCACGGCCGACCCGACGGTCCGGCCGCTGATCGCCTCGTAGCGCCGCATCCCGGGGGTCTGCGCGGTGTCCGCGGTCAGCTCGCCGGCGCGGACGTGGTGGATGCGCGCGGGCGGCGCGGGGGCCGTGCCCAGGTCGGGGTGGAAGCCCTGCGCGGTCACCGGGTCACCCGTGCGATGAGCGGGAGGTCCGCGCCGAGCCGCAGCCGCTCCAGGAACAGCACCACCGACGCGGCGGCGGTGCGGTGCGTGGCGTCGTTGAGGGCGTCGTGCCGTCCCCCGGTGACCGCGACCAGCTCGGCCAGCGGCACCCGGGCGTACCAGGCCCGGGCGGCGTCGAGCGGGGCGACGGCGTCGGCGGCGCCGTGCAGTCCCAGCACGGGGACGCCGATCCGGGCGGGGTCGGCGCGCTCGAGCCAGCCGTCGGGCACCGGCTCGGCCAGCGCGCCGGCGCGCACGCCGTCGGGTGCGGCGATCCGGGCCGCGTGCGTCGGGCAGGCCGTGCGTGCGGCGACCTCGCCGTCCGGCTCCGGCGCGCCGGGGGGTCCGGCGGGGAGCCCGGCCAGCACCAGCGCGTCGGCCGGGACCCGGCCGTCCGCCACGAGCGCGGCGGCGAGCAGCGCGCCGGTGTCCGAGCCGACGAGCACGTGCGGGCCCGGGGCCCCGTCGAGCGCGGCCGCCACCAGCGACGCCGCTCTCCCGGCGTCGGCGACCGGGTCGGCGACGGCGGTCACCCGGTACCCGTCGACGGCGATCCGCCGTCCGAACCGCTCGTAGATCCCGGGGTGCTCGCCCCGCCCGGGCAGGACGACCAGCGTGCCCCGCGGGGCGACCTCCGGCGGACCGGTCCAGGTGAGCGTGTCCGCTGCGGCCACGGTCATGCGATCTCCTCCAGTTCCGCGCGCAGCTCCGCGCGCTCGGTACGGCTCAGCGAGTGCCCGTCGACCGTCGGCGCGGAGCCGACCAGCAGCCGGGTGTAGGGGTGCTCCGGAGCGGTGACGACGCGCCGCGTCGGCCCGGACTCGACGATCCGGCCGCGGTGCAGCACCGCGACCCGGTCGGTGGTGCCGGCGACCGACCCCAGGTCGTGGGAGACGAACAGCATCCCGGGGCCGCCGTCCTCCCGCAGGCGCAGCAGCAGCTCCAGCACCTGCACGCGCCCGGCCGCGTCGAGCGCGCTCACCGGCTCGTCGGCGAGCAGCAGCCGCGGCGCGAGCACCATCGCGCGGGCGATGGCGGCCCGCTGGCGCTGCCCCCCGGAGACCTCGCCGGGCCGGCGCGCGGCCAGCGCGGGGTCGAGCCCGACCCGCTCCAGCGCGGCGGCGACGCGCTCCGCGGTCTCGGCGGCCGGCGTGCCGCGGATCTCCAGCCCCTCCCCGACCGAGCGCCCGAGCGGCAGGTCGGGGTCGAGGCTGCGCAGCGGGTCCTGGAACACGTACTGCACTGCGCCGGCGTGCCGGAACGCGCGCAGCCTCCGCCCGCGCAGCGCGGGCACGTCGACCCCGTCGACGGTGACCGTCCCCCGGTCCGGGCGGTGCAGGCCCAGGACGGTGCGCGCGATCGTCGTCTTGCCCGACCCGGTCTCCCCGATCAGCCCGACGACCTCGCCGTCGGCCACGTCCAGGTTGACACCGTGCAGCACCTCGCGACGGCCCCGGCCGCGCCCGAGCGACACCGCCAGGTCGCGGATCTCCAGCAGGGTCATCGGACCGCCTCCCGGAACCGCTCGATCCCGAACCGCTCGTGGCTCTCCACCAGCGACCGGGTGTAGGGGTGGGACGGGGAGCGCAGCACGTCGGCCGCCCGGCCCCGCTCGACGACCGCGCCGTCCCGGAGCACGAGCACCTCCTCGCACACCTGCGCGACCACGGCCAGGTCGTGCGAGACCAGCACGAGGGCGAGCCCGAGCCGTTCGCGCAGGTCGGCGAGCAGGTCGAGCACCTCGGCCTGCACGGTGACGTCGAGCGCCGTGGTGGCCTCGTCGGCGACGAGCAGCTCGGGGTCGAGCGCGAGGGCGATCGCGATGAGCGCCCGCTGCGCCATCCCGCCCGAGAGCTCGTGCGGGTACTGCCCGGCGACCCGGGCCGGTTCCCGCAGGCCGGTGCGGGCGAGCAGCGTGACGGCCCGCTCGCGGGCGGCCCGCCTGCCGAGCCCGCCGCGCACGCGCAGCACCTCCGCGAGCTGGCGCCCGACCGGGATCGAGGGGTTGAGGTAGGAGGCGGGGTCCTGGAAGACGGCGCCGATCCGCGCGCCGCGGTAGGGCCGCCAGGCGGGCTCGTCGAGGCCGGTGAGCTCGGCGCCGTCGAAGCGGATCGACGTGCCCGGCCCGTTCGTGCAGCCGGGCGGCAGGATGCCGAGCACGGAGCGGCAGGTCAGCGACTTGCCGCTGCCCGACTCGCCGACGATGCCGAGGCTGCCGCCGCGGGCGACGGCGAACGCCACCCCCTCGACGACGGTGGTGCCGCCGGCGACGACCGAGAGGTCGCGCACCTCCAGCAGGGACTCAGGCACGGACGGCCTCCCGGGGTGCGGTCGCGTCGCGCAGGGCGTCGGCGAGGCCGTGGCACGCCCCGACGGCCAGCACGATGAGCAGCGCCGGGGCGAGCGGGCCCCACGGGCGCTGGAACAGGAACAGCAGGTCGGTGGCGAGCATCCCGCCCCAGGTCGGGGCGGGCGGCTGCACGCCGATGCCGAGGAACGTCAGCGAGGAGACGATGACGAGGCTGCTGCCGAGCAGCCCCGCGGTGCTCACCGCGACGGCCGGCAGCACGGTGGGCCAGACGTGGCGGCGCAGCACGAACCAGGGCGTGGCGCCGGCGAGCTGCGCGGCCTCCACGAAGGGGGCGCCGACGAGCGGGAACGCCGCGGCGCGGGTGACCCGGTAGAAGGCCGGCGCGATGAGGATCCCGACGGCGAGCATCGCCTGGTGCAGCCCGTTGCCGAGCAGCGCGGTCATCGCCACGGCGAACACCAGGAACGGCAGCGTGACCAGCGCGTCCACCACGCGCAGCGTGACCCACTCGAAGGTCCGCCCGAGCAGCACCGACAGCAGGCCCGGAACGACGCCGAGCACCAGCCCGGCCGCGACGGCCTCCAGCGCGGCCACCAGCGACAGCGTCGAGCCCGCGAGCAGCCGGGAGGCCACGTCGCGGCCGAGGTTGTCGGTCCCGAGCCAGTGCGCGGGCGACGGCCCCTGCAGGACCGCACGGGCGTCCTGCGCGAGCGGGTCGAGCGGCGCCAGCGCAGGCCCGAGGACGGCGAGCAGCGCGACCGCGGCCAGCACCGCGAGCGACACCGCCCCGGCCCGCTGACGGACGACGGAGCGCAGCATCACGTCCCCCGTCCCGCCGCGGCCGGGCGCAGGCGCACCAGCAGGGCGTTGACCAGCAGGCTGAACGCCAGCACCACCACGATCGCGACGACGAGCGCGCCCTGCACCACCGGCACGTCCCCGCGCAGCGCGCCCTCGGCGGCGAACCTCCCGAAGCCCGCCATCCCGAACACGCTCTCGGTGACGACAGCGCCGCCGATCAGCACCGGCACCCGCAGGCCGAGCACTGCCACCGCCGGGCCGGCGCCGTTGCGCAGCACGTGCACGCCGAGGATCCGCCGCGGCGGCAGGCCGCGGACCACCGCGCCGAGCACGAAGTTCTCGCGGTAGGCCGCGACCAGCCCGGTGCGCAGCTGGCGGGCCACGTCGGCGACGGTGTCCAGGCTCAGCGCCGTCGCGGGCAGGACGATCAGCGAGAACCAGGCGCCCACGTCGACGGACGGCGAGACGTACCCGGCCGACGGCACGAGCGGCACCAGCACCGCGAACACCACGATCAGCCCGATCGCGACGACGAACGGCGGCAGCGTGGCGATCACCGAGCAGAACGCGGTGATCGTCCGGTCCACCCAGGTGCCGCGCAGCACCGCGGCGAGGACACCGAGCGCGACGCCGCCGAGCACGCCGATGAGCAGGGCCAGGCCGGCCACCGACAGCGACACCTCCAGCCGCTGGCCGATCTGCTCGGCCACCCCGACCCCGTTGGACCACGAGACGCCCAGGTCGCCGTGCAGCACGCCGACGAGCCAGTCGGCGTACTGC contains these protein-coding regions:
- a CDS encoding primary-amine oxidase, which produces MTTLENRTHALAMTSEAEVTTVREVLLDSGLLGENVRYTFFAPEEPAKDEVLAGGGADRRFRVVLLDIATGTSWDVVVSTDSRSVVTQRRIDPVTEGQPPIIDTEFEFIEDVLNSSPEWLAALERRGIDPTTVRAVPLSAGAFTDYPETPGRRVVRAFGFRQDHEKDHPWAHPIDGMVAYVDLTGRRVDRVVDEAVHEVPATSGNFDDPQVQGAPLDLKPIEITQPEGRSFTVEDGRVRWGNWDLRIGFNEREGLTLHQISFDGRPICYRASVAEMVVPYADPSPVRFWQNYFDCGEYMFARYADSLQLGCDCLGDILYTDAVIADDLGNPRTIENAICMHEEDYGVLWKHSDMFTGARETRRQRRLVISFFTPIGNYDYGFYWYLYLDGTIELECKATGIVFTSGTPGEYATEIAPGLGAPFHQHLFSARLDMTVDGTANAVEEVEAARVPMGEGNPYGNAFRRKVTRLSRESDAQRDANASTGRVWHIVNTEKTNALGQPVGYALHPLGQPTLLADEASSIHSRATFATKALWVTGYDKDERYPAGDFVNQNPGGAGLPAWVQADRPVDGEDIVVWHTFGLTHFPRPEDWPIMPVDYTGFVLKPSGFFDRNPALNVPASSGGHCHTEGDVHGPGKDRRPEDG
- a CDS encoding DUF5134 domain-containing protein gives rise to the protein MHHAGAGLWEAVLGAACLAAAVVFLARARRAPAHRSTALGHGVMAVAMGAMAAGGHGISAVLAAVSCLFALAGRGRGESSAAETLHSCAAGAAMVLMPLLPREHGGLAVGVLCLALTGYFAVRTGTWWHSLTSSRSRSEPAAHLVMGAAMATTFLTLV
- a CDS encoding alkaline phosphatase PhoX; this translates as MSSLHDVPHPHDDDTAPRPAGVNRRALLRAATAGGLGIAFAGSIDAVAGTAAHGAPTRVAAGYGPLVADPAATLALPEGFSYRIVAQAGVTTLSDGGEPTPSDMDGTACFATGGGFTLVNNHEIGGNEPFRVPARDGLTYDPGAGGGTTNIEVDADGERVGEYVSVAGTHNNCAGGVTPWGTWLTCEETEARAGGALTKDHGFVFEVSPVAEENPGNSPVPLTFLGRFAHEAVAVDPDSSVVYLTEDASGPNGLLYRWVPPAGFSGEKWELKALAEATGGSTAGALQAMRCLRGSQHVRDLSEATRPGTRYQVEWYDVPDRLAGTVPTRVQLPEDRVTRSRKFEGAWWGDGGAYIVASYARTEDGSVNPHDGQVWFYEPRTESITLQTIFGVNPAPEQDGTNFDGPDNITVSPYGGVILAEDGEGVQHLVGVTDQGQSYALARNDLNDNEFAGPTFSEDGAILFAAIQSPGHVFAITGPWRRPSNGS
- a CDS encoding cupin domain-containing protein: MTAQGFHPDLGTAPAPPARIHHVRAGELTADTAQTPGMRRYEAISGRTVGSAVLWTGETHVAPATSSGDHHHGEAETSIYVVSGRPEFVFHDGTDEVVVRTGPGDHVFVPPWLPHREVNPDPDDPAVVVISRSTQEGIVVAVPSLRPADGAAPG
- a CDS encoding alpha/beta hydrolase translates to MTVAAADTLTWTGPPEVAPRGTLVVLPGRGEHPGIYERFGRRIAVDGYRVTAVADPVADAGRAASLVAAALDGAPGPHVLVGSDTGALLAAALVADGRVPADALVLAGLPAGPPGAPEPDGEVAARTACPTHAARIAAPDGVRAGALAEPVPDGWLERADPARIGVPVLGLHGAADAVAPLDAARAWYARVPLAELVAVTGGRHDALNDATHRTAAASVVLFLERLRLGADLPLIARVTR
- a CDS encoding ABC transporter ATP-binding protein produces the protein MTLLEIRDLAVSLGRGRGRREVLHGVNLDVADGEVVGLIGETGSGKTTIARTVLGLHRPDRGTVTVDGVDVPALRGRRLRAFRHAGAVQYVFQDPLRSLDPDLPLGRSVGEGLEIRGTPAAETAERVAAALERVGLDPALAARRPGEVSGGQRQRAAIARAMVLAPRLLLADEPVSALDAAGRVQVLELLLRLREDGGPGMLFVSHDLGSVAGTTDRVAVLHRGRIVESGPTRRVVTAPEHPYTRLLVGSAPTVDGHSLSRTERAELRAELEEIA
- a CDS encoding ABC transporter ATP-binding protein, giving the protein MPESLLEVRDLSVVAGGTTVVEGVAFAVARGGSLGIVGESGSGKSLTCRSVLGILPPGCTNGPGTSIRFDGAELTGLDEPAWRPYRGARIGAVFQDPASYLNPSIPVGRQLAEVLRVRGGLGRRAARERAVTLLARTGLREPARVAGQYPHELSGGMAQRALIAIALALDPELLVADEATTALDVTVQAEVLDLLADLRERLGLALVLVSHDLAVVAQVCEEVLVLRDGAVVERGRAADVLRSPSHPYTRSLVESHERFGIERFREAVR
- a CDS encoding ABC transporter permease gives rise to the protein MLRSVVRQRAGAVSLAVLAAVALLAVLGPALAPLDPLAQDARAVLQGPSPAHWLGTDNLGRDVASRLLAGSTLSLVAALEAVAAGLVLGVVPGLLSVLLGRTFEWVTLRVVDALVTLPFLVFAVAMTALLGNGLHQAMLAVGILIAPAFYRVTRAAAFPLVGAPFVEAAQLAGATPWFVLRRHVWPTVLPAVAVSTAGLLGSSLVIVSSLTFLGIGVQPPAPTWGGMLATDLLFLFQRPWGPLAPALLIVLAVGACHGLADALRDATAPREAVRA
- a CDS encoding ABC transporter permease is translated as MTSVLVAAPAPAVPRAAAPAPPRRRTALRWWGRTLAATVPVFLLATGATFALGAVSGLSPAGLKLGDAATPADVARVDAEFGLDRPVAVQYADWLVGVLHGDLGVSWSNGVGVAEQIGQRLEVSLSVAGLALLIGVLGGVALGVLAAVLRGTWVDRTITAFCSVIATLPPFVVAIGLIVVFAVLVPLVPSAGYVSPSVDVGAWFSLIVLPATALSLDTVADVARQLRTGLVAAYRENFVLGAVVRGLPPRRILGVHVLRNGAGPAVAVLGLRVPVLIGGAVVTESVFGMAGFGRFAAEGALRGDVPVVQGALVVAIVVVLAFSLLVNALLVRLRPAAAGRGT